From one Brachypodium distachyon strain Bd21 chromosome 4, Brachypodium_distachyon_v3.0, whole genome shotgun sequence genomic stretch:
- the LOC112268680 gene encoding uncharacterized protein LOC112268680 yields the protein MPPVPFTWAPLRVAAAAEEGHHRLLPLFSTSQDTTMLQASTSGAQEDDDPCSLSLAINAASLSPSSSPYRPRRFPSTSAGNGVHCCRRAHALLRLLRGRRLLPPPLAARLRSPPLLPPPPRGCPQPCPSRFIPRLEGAAAAEGSALVVRAETFGQLTTGLESAWNKLRGVDVLTKDSVAEPMRDIRRALLEASASFILKFSG from the exons ATGCCGCCGGTGCCCTTCACCTGGGCCCCCTTGCGGGTTGCTGCCGCAGCCGAAGAAGGACACCACCGCCTGCTGCCGCTCTTCTCCACGTCGCAGGACACCACCATGCTGCAGGCGTCAACGAGTGGTGCCCAAGAGGACGACGACCCGTGCTCGCTGTCACTCGCCATCAACGCCGCGA GCCtctcgccttcttcttctccttatCGTCCCCGCCGGTTTCCTTCCACCTCCGCGGGAAATGGAGTCCActgctgccgccgtgctcacgctctcctccgcctcctccgtggccgccgtctcctcccgccgccgctcgccgcccgtCTCCGCTCTCCACCTCTCCTCCCCCCGCCTCCGCGCGGCTGCCCTCAGCCCTGCCCTTCCCGCTTCATCCCTA GGTtggagggggcggcggcggcggaggggagcGCGCTGGTGGTGCGGGCGGAGACGTTCGGGCAGCTCACCACGGGGCTCGAGTCCGCCTGGAACAAGCTGCGGGGCGTCG aTGTGCTGACCAAAGACAGCGTCGCGGAGCCGATGAGGGACATCAGGAGAGCGCTCCTGGAGGCTTCtgcttcttttattttgaaattttcggGTTGA